CTTTGACCGCACGCCGCTGGATGCCAAGATTGCTGAACGCCTAAAAGGCGAAGTTGCCAAGAAGGTTGCCACGTTTGGCGCCGATTTGTCGCCGCGCGATTATGAAACCATCGCCGACACGCATCGCGCCTTTTACGAAGATTGCCTGGAAGTCCGTTACACCATCCGCGACCGCAACACAGGCCGTTTCTTCCCCGCCTATCGCGACCTGCTCTTGGAAAAAGACCTCGAAGGCGCACAGCGCAACTATCTGGCAACCGAAGCCGATTTTATGGTGATCAAGCAAATGCAGGATCGCAATCAGATCGTGATGCTGACGGCGGATTTGTCCGGGCCGAAAGGCGTGCGCGCTTGTGGCGATTATCTGAAAGAGATTGGCCTGAAGGTCTCGGCCTTTTACGTCTCTAACGTAGAGTTTTATCTCTGGCGGCAGAACAGCCTGGAGCGTTGGGTGGACAATTTGAAGGCGCTGCCGATTGACGACAAGAGCGTGATCATTCGCAGTTATTTCAACTATGCCTACTACACCAACCCGCACCCGCAAACGATAGACAATTCGTTCAGCGTGCAATTGCTGCAAACGATTGACAGCCTCATCAAGGATCAAACGAGCGGCGGCTACGAGTCGTATTACGATATGACGACGCGCCACAGCCTGGAATACAAGCCGTAACCCTGTTGCAGATGATTTCGACGCGCAGCGTCTTTGGAGTGCGTGCGGCACAGGCCGCCGCTTTGGTATGCCCTTCGCGGTTTGAATGATGAAGGGACTACCAAAGCGGCGGCCTGTGCCGCACGCACTCCAAAGACTTCGCCATTCCAGTTAACAAGTCGGCGGGAAGACCGGAATCGTCAGGACGACGCTGTTCGTCAGACTCAGCGCGTGCAGGTTGTGGCCTTGTGAAAAGGAACCAGCTTGGAGGAAAGGGTTGAAATTGAACAACGCGCCAAGCAAAGCGACGTCTTGCGTCAAGTTGTAGAGCTTGAGCCAACCGCTACGGCCAGCGGGAATATATTGCGTAAGAAAGGGGCAACGTGCTGGAAACTGGCACCGGAAGTTGATGCGCAATTGCGCACTCTGCGACAAAGACGAAAAACTGAAGGGTGATTCTGCATCATCATAAACAACGCCGAAGAGCGTTCCTATGCTGACGGCTGAGCCTGTCAAATCTCCACCGATGCGATCCACCAGCACGAAAGTATCATTGCCATCCGCCCGGCTCGGGAAATTCGACACCGCCAGCACGCGCGGCAAGGCGCTGAACTTGACGCCATCAAAACGCAACGTCGCCGTCACTCCCACACATACCGCCGCGCCATCCAAGGCTGCAATTGCTACCGCCGCCAGATTCGCCGCGTGCCCAGACGCAAATTTGACCGCTGCTTCGCCAGCCAGAAAATTGAAATGTAGCGGGCAGCCGCGCGCATCCGTCGCCACCGCCACAACGTAACCGTTCACGCCTGGATCAACATCCGATGCGAGCAGGCTGACGGTTTGCTGCGCTGTCAGGCAAATCCAGGCGTCAGCAGATCGGCCCGTGACGCCATCCACAAAAAACAGATGCACATTGACTGCCGTCGTTTCAGCAACGTTGGTGAGACTGAAGCGGGTATTTTGTTGCTGCGGCGCGGCGCTGCTCGAGGTGTAAACCGGAAAGAGCAAGACCGAGCCTAAGTTTGCTGCGTTCACTTGTGCGGGTTGGTTTGATGCAGTGCCGAGCGTTGCGCGAAAGTCAGGCGGAGTTGCCTTCACGCCATCAGTTTGTGGCGCGACTTGCTGGCCGTCACCCAAACCGGCGGCGCGCACGGCAGCCGCACAGAAGAGGGGAGAAGCAAGCAATGCCCCATAGAATAGAAATTGAGAGCAGCGCAACGAAACATTCATAGCGGGCCTCTTTGAGGGATTGGGAAACGGGGGCAGAGGTGCGGGGCGATAAGCGGAGTGTAAGGTGGTAAGGAGCGCGCGTCCAGTCTTGAACAATTTTTGCGTGAGGCTGCAACCACTGCGGGTCAAGAGTTGGCGCAGCCTGAGTAGCGCAACCCTGCCAAGGTTGCGCTACTCTCGTCTTTGCGTTACTGGCAACCCAAATTGGAGTAGCGAAAGCGGCGCAACCTCGGCAGGGTTGCGCTACCAGGGCTTTTGCAAAGTCGTCAGAAGAAACATTTGACCCGCTTGGCTGACTCCTGATCCCCGACTCCTGATTCCTGATCACTTGAAAATACTGGCTGAGTTTCAATTTGCCAGGAATCAGGAGTCGGGAATCAGGAATCAGCATCGCATCGTTGTCGAATATTTGAGGACTTTGCAAAAGCCCTGGTTGCGCTACTCAGGCTGCCACGCCGCTTTACTGCTCTGGGCTTTTCTGATTTACTGTCCGCCAACTTACCCCGAAATCTTACGTATCACCAGATGCGTGTATAACGCGAAAAATCAGGCTCGTTGCGCCAGGGAAAGCTGCCGCGCTCGCCCGTGTCCGCAGAGCTACGGCAACTTGCCTGATGGCGCGCTGCCTGAGGGAGTCGTTCATCGCCATGACCAGCAGAGTTTCTTTATGGTTGACGGTAGCGCAAGCGCGCCGTTTGGTGTTGTTGTTGGCCGGGTTCTGCGTCGCTGGCGGTATTGGGTGGACGTGGCACAACGTTGTAACAGCCAAGACGCAAACGAGCGCGGAGTATTGGCAAGACCTCAATCCCACGCAGACCGCCCGGCCTTTGGCCCTCGCGCCGGGGCGCAGCTTTCGCGCACTGCGGTTGAATCGCGCGGCTTGGCAAGAAGCTTTGCGCAAAGCGCCGTATGAGCACAGCGCCCTGCTGCGCGACAGCCAGAGCCTCATCAGCCTGCCCATGCCGGATGGTTCGTTCACGCGCTTTCGCATCGAAGAATCGCCCGCACTGGAACCCGCGTTGGCGGCGCGTTTTCCCACCATCAAAAGTTATCGTGGCCAGGGCGTGGACGATCCCGCGATGGTCGTGCGTTTGGCCTGGTCGGCGCGCGGGTTGCACGCCTTGGTGTTGAGCAAAGATCAGGCCGTCAGTGTTGTGCCGACGGGCGCGACGAATGATCCCGGCGCTTATGTGAGTTACTACGGGCAGGATGCCGTGCAGCCGCGCGACGCGGAGTGCTTGGCCGAACAGTTGCCAGCGCTGGTTGAACAGAGTGCTCGAATCGCCGCGCCGCAGTTTGCGTTCGGCAATGTGCAGCGCCAGTTTCGCATCGCCATCGCGACGACGGTTGAATATACGAATGCGCCGAACCTGGGTGGCGGCACGGTCGAGAGTGCGCTGGCGTCGGTCAATGCCTGGCTGAACGCGGTCAACGTGATTTACGAACGCGACTTGGCCGTGCATTTCAAACTCGCCGCCAACAACGACAAGGTCATCTTCACCGGCAGCGACAACTTCACGAACGGCAACCCGACAGCGATGCTCAGCGAAGTGCGCGGCGTGCTCAGTCAAACGCTGGGCGCGGCGAATTACGATCTGGGCCACGTGCTGGGCACCGGCAGCGGCGGCACCGCGAACAACAGCGTGGTTTGTGTGGAAGCCGGAGCCGCTGGCGCATTCAAAGGCGGCGGCGTGACGCTCTTCAACGACGCCGCGACGCTGGGCAATACGTTTTTCATCACGCGGCTGGCGCACGAGATCGCCCATCAATTCGGCGCGACGCACACCTATAACGACACCGATATGAATTCCGCCTGCGGCCCAGGGCGTAACAGTTTCAGCGCCTGGGAACCGGGCAGCGGCTTGACGATTATGTCGCTGGCGGGTTCGTGCAATGCGATTGCGACAATGCGGGCGCTGCATTTTCACGGTGGGACGCTGGCGCAAATGAGCGCGTTCTTGCAGACTACGGCGGTTTGCGGCGCGCGTCTCAATTCAAATAACGGCATCCCCACGGTGAATGGCGGGACCGACTTTCGCATTCCCCGCAACACGCCGTTTGTACTGACGGCGACGGCGACTGATCCCGACATCTTTGACGTGCCGAATCTGACCTACGCCTGGGAGCAGATGGATGCCGGGAGCATTGTTTACAGCAACCCGCCATTTTCAGATGCTGATGACGGGCCGAATTCGACGCGCCCGCTCTTTCGGCCTTATGTGCCTTCGCTCAACCGCGCGCGCATCTTTCCTGATCTGCATTACATTTTGAACAGCGGCAACGAAGCCCCGTTGCAGCACGACGAAAACGGCGTGGCGGTCTTCAGCGCGGAAAGCCTGCCGTATGTGGCGCGGCAGTTGAACTTCAAAGTGACCGTGCGCGACGGACGCGGCGGCGTGGCGGATGACGACGTGCTGCTGACGGTGGATGATACGGCTGGCCCGTTTGCCGTCACCGCGCCCAACACCAATGAACAGTGGGTGGGTGGCACGCTCGAAACCATCACCTGGAATGTCGCGAATACCAACGGCGCGGCGCTCAATGTCAGTCAGGTGCGCATCACGCTTTCGACCGATGGCGGCAATACCTTTCCGATTACGCTGTTGACCGCGACGCCCAACGACGGCAGCGAGACGATCACGGTGCCGGGCGGCTTGGACAGTACGACCGCGCGCGTGCGCATCGAAGCCATCGGCAACATCTTTTTTGATATTTCGGACATGGATTTCACGCTGCGGCCAGGCGCACCCGTGTGTCCCACGATCAGCAGCGTGAATCCGCCGCGCGGCCAGGCCGGCGTCAACGTCACGCTCATCGGCAATCACTTCGCCGGTATCAGCGCCGTGCGTTTTAACAACAATCTCAACGCGGCGTTTACCATTCTCAGCGATACGCAACTCCGCGCGGTCGTGCCGGGCGGCGCGACGACGGGGCCGATTCGGTTGATACGCAGCGATTGCGCCGACGCGACGAGCGATCCGTTCACAGTGGCGGCGTGCAATTACACGCTCAATGCCACGGTGCGCGCCGTGACCGCCCCGGCCAGCACCAATAACGTAGCCGTGACGGCCAACGCCGGTTGCACCTGGACGGCGGTCAGCAATGTGAATTGGATCAGCATCACCAGCGGCGCGACGGGCACCAGCAATGGCACGGTGAATTTCTCAATCGCCACCAATACTGGCCCCGCGCGCACGGGCACGTTGATTGTCGCGGGCCAGACCGTGACAGTGAATCAGGCGGCGGGTTGCACCTTCCGGCTGAATGCCACGAACCGCAATTTCAGCGGCTCGGGCGAACAGTTCGGCGTCATCGTCAGCGCCGAAACCGGCTGTCCCTGGGTCGCCACGAGCAATGTGCCGTGGATCAAACTGACGGCCAACAATTACAGCGGCAACAGCACCGTCACGCTGACGGTTGCGCCGAATGACAGTTTGGAACGCACCGGCACGGTTTTGATTGCCGGGCAGACCTTCACGGCGACGCAGGATTCCAACTGCGGATTCAACATCTCACCCAACACGCGCAGCTTCAGCGCCGCGACAGGCACCGCCGTTATCAATGTTGTCGCGGGCGGCGCTTGCACCTGGGTCGCGCAAAGTCATGTGCCGTGGATTACGATCAACGCGGGCGCGAATGGCACCGGCGTCAACACGGTTACCTTCACCGTGCAGGCCAACACCGGCCCCGCGCGCACCGGCGAAATGACCATCGCTGGGCGCGGCGTGACGATCACGCAAGCGGGTGGTTGCAGCTTCGCGTTGAATCGCACCAGCCAGGATTTCACGGGCGCGGGCGGCACCGGCCCCGTGAATGTGACGGCGGGCGCAGGCTGCACCTGGACGGCGAGCAGTCCGGTGGATTGGGCGCGCATCACCAGCGGCGCTTCCGGCACGGGGAACGGCACGGTCAACATCACTGTCGCGGCCAACACCGGCCCCGCGCGCGTCGCGACGCTGAATCTGGCCGGGCAGAATTACACGATCTCGCAGGCATCGTCGTGCGCCGTCGCCATCAATGCCGTGACGCGCCAATTCACGCCCGCCGCCGCGACCAGCACGCTCAACGTCACAGCAGCGGCCAGTTGCGCGTGGACGGCGATCAGCAATGCGCCCTGGCTAACCATCACGGCGGGCGCGAGCGGCACCGGGAACGGCACGGTCGGTTATTCAGTCGCGGTGAATGCCGGCGGCGCGCGCATCGGCACGCTAACCATCGGCGGCGTGACGCACACCGTCACGCAAACGGCGGCCACCTGCGCTTATGCATTGAATCCAACCGCGCAGAGCTTAAGCGCGGCGGGCGCGTCCGGCACGTTCAATGTCGTGACCGCCAGCCATTGCGCCTGGACGGCGGCCAGCAATGTGGGTTGGCTTTCGATAGACGGTTTGGCGGCAGGCACGGGCGACGGCACGGTGAATTTCGTCGCTGCGCCGAATCAGGGTATCGCACGCACCGGCACAATCACGGCGGGCGGGCAAAGCTTCAATGTGACGCAGGAAGCGGGTTGCCAATTCCAGTTGAGCGCCAAACAACTCAATGCAGTCTCAGCAGGCGAAAGTTACGGCGTATCCGTCGCGACAGCGCCCGGCTGCGCCTGGATGGCCACCAGCGAGAGCGAATGGTTACGACTCAATCTGGGCGGCGCGCAAGGCGCGGGCGCGAGCATTTTGCGTTTTGAAGCCGCGCCAAACCCCGGCCCCGCGCGCACAGGCACGTTGCGTCTGGGCGGCAACACGCTGACCGTGACCCAAGCCGGGAATGCCGTGAACACGGCGTTGCTGTTGGCGAACGCCAATCCGCCTTACGCGCTGGCGGGCGCGGCCAAATTCGTTTTGACGATCAACGGTCTGGGCTTCCGTCCCGATTCAATCGTGCGTTGGAATGATGTCGCGCGCTCGACGACGTTCGTCAGCGCCACGCAACTCAACGTCACCATCGAGGCCGCCGACGTTGCGAACACCGGCGTCGCCAACCTCACCGTCTTTGACCCGCTTCAGAACGTCGTCACCAATCAATTGAGTTATTTGATCGCGGGCGCGGGCGCGACCGTGTCGGCGGCCAGTTATGCCGCAGGGCAGGGCGCACCGGAACAAATTGTCACGCTCTTTGGGCAGCGGCTGGCGGCGGCCACGGCCTCAGCCACGACGACGCCTTTGCCGACGGCCTTGGCGGGCACGACCGTGCGCGTCAAAGACAGCGCGGGCGTTGAACGCCTGGCCCCGCTTTTCTTTGTCTCCGCCGGGCAGATCAACTACCAGATTCCGCCGGGCACTGCCGTTGGTCTCGCGACGGCAACGATTGTCGCCAGTGACGGGCGCATCAGCATTTCGACCTTCGACATCAGCGCCGTGTCGCCCGGTTTGTTTAGCGTGGATGCGACCGGCAAGGGCTTGCCCGCCGGCTTGCTCTTGCGCGTGCGCGGCACGCAACAACTCTTCGAACCGCTCAGCCGCTTCGACACCGCCACGCGCACGTTCGTCGCGGTGCCGATTGATTTGGGGCCTGTCACCGATCAGGTTTTTCTGGTGCTGTACGGCACCGGCATCCGGCAACGCAGCAATCTGAACACGGTGAAGTGTGCGATTGGCGGGGAACTCATCATCGCGCAATTCGCGGGCGCACAGGGCGGCCTTGTCGGACTAGATCAGGTCAACGTGCCCTTGCCGCGTGTATTGGCCGGGCGTGGCGAGGTCGAAGTGGTCTTGACGCTGGACGGGAAAACGGCGAATGTGTTGAAAGTGCAGATGAAATAAATGGGAGAGCGGTTCTCACCCAGCTTTCCTGTTTCCGAGGAACCAACCGGCGCGCATTCAAACCATTCGTCACCCTTTCGGCGGAGGCCCCAACGTGGATTTTACCAACCATACCCTTTCGGCGGAGGCCCCAACGTGGATTTTACCAACCAGGTCGTACTCATCACCGGCGCGGCGCAAGGCATCGGCAGCGCCACTGCCAGATTGTTTGCGCAACACGGCGCACAGGTCGCCCTCCATTACCGCAGCAATCAGGCTGCCGCACAGGCGACCCTGGCGACGCTGCCCGTCAACGCGGCAGGCCCGCACGCGCTCTTTCAGGACGATTTGACCAATCCCGACGCGACCAAGGCGCTGGTGCAAGCCGTGGTCGAACGCTTCGGCAAACTGGATGTACTGGTCAACAACGCCGCGATTTATGCCGATCACCCGCTGGCCGGAGTGAATTTCGAGCAATGGCAGCAGGCCTGGGCGGCGATTATTCAAACCAACCTGATCGCGGCGGCGAATCTGTGTTACTGGGCCGGTCGCCAGATGATCGAACAAGGCGGCGGCAAAATCGTCAACGTCTCTTCGCGCGGGGCTTTTCGCGGCGAACCGACCGCACCTGCCTACGGCGCGAGCAAAGCCGCCTTGAATGCCATGAGCCAATCGCTGGCCCAGGCGTTGGCTCCGCACAATGTGTTCGTCTACGTCGTCGCGCCCGGCTTCGTGGACACCGAACGCGTCGCCTGGAAAGTCCACGGCGAAACCGGCGATGTCATCCGCCAGCAAAGCCCGCTCAACCGCGTGGCTCATCCCGATGAAGTCGCGCGCACGATTTTGTTTCTGGCTTCGGCGGGGACGGATTTTTTGACGGGCGGGATCGTGGATGTGAATGGCGCGTCTTACCTGCGGTCATAAACGGCTCAGGCTGGTGAGTTGCGGCGTTCGCCAGTCCGGGTCTGATCGAATTCTGGACCCGGCGCCACTGGCGCATCGCCGGATTGATCGTGTGCTTTGCTCGTTACCAAGCGCGGCAAAATCTTCCTGTGACAGCGCGAATC
This window of the Acidobacteriota bacterium genome carries:
- a CDS encoding SDR family oxidoreductase, coding for MGERFSPSFPVSEEPTGAHSNHSSPFRRRPQRGFYQPYPFGGGPNVDFTNQVVLITGAAQGIGSATARLFAQHGAQVALHYRSNQAAAQATLATLPVNAAGPHALFQDDLTNPDATKALVQAVVERFGKLDVLVNNAAIYADHPLAGVNFEQWQQAWAAIIQTNLIAAANLCYWAGRQMIEQGGGKIVNVSSRGAFRGEPTAPAYGASKAALNAMSQSLAQALAPHNVFVYVVAPGFVDTERVAWKVHGETGDVIRQQSPLNRVAHPDEVARTILFLASAGTDFLTGGIVDVNGASYLRS